Genomic window (Aurantimicrobium sp. INA4):
CCTGTTTCTGCTGTTGTTGCACTGATCTGTGAATGTGCATTGTTGCCTTTTGCCGGGGTTCCAGCAAGGAAACTTCTCAAGATTTTGACTCCACTACTTATTGCTGCCCCGTTGGCAGGATTATCAGGTCTTTTGTACGGACGTGATGAAGGCAACACGGTTGTTGTTATTGGTCCATGGAACATTACTCAGGGAGAGGTTGCGCTGGCAGTAACCATCTCGTTGCGCATTCTGGCAGTGGCACTTCCTGCGATAGTCCTCTTCGCAACAACAGACCCCACGGATTTAGCTGATTCGCTGGCTCAATTCTGGAAGCTTCCTGCTCGGTTTGTTCTCGGCGCACTCGCGGCCATTCGTATGCTGGGTTTGATGCGTCAGGACTGGAACATGCTTCGACTTGCCCGCCGTGCTCGTGGAGTTGCTGATGGCGGTGGGCCGATCAGAGCACTTACGCGATTGATGAGCTTGGCTATGGCGTTACTCACTCTGGCAATCCGACGAGGTAGTTTGTTGGCTACAGCAATGGAATCACGTGCATTTGATGCGCCAATTGTCAGGACCTGGGCTAGGCAATCTGTGTGGCGAGCGCAAGATGGCTGGTTTATTGGCGGAGCATTCGTTGTGGCAGGAATATCTGTCACTGTGGCTGTGATGACGGGAGCGTGGAATTTTGTTATCTCCTGATATGGAGCACATTCTTGCTCACATCAATCAGCTCTCCACGGCCTATGAGAAGAATGTGAAACACACTCGTGATGCTCCGGCACCCACGTTCCTACTCGATGGTCCGAGCGGAGCCGGAAAGACCACTCTTTCCGCGCACATTGAGAAGAACTGGAATTCGGAAGTAACACTCCAGATAGTGCACATGGATGATCTGTATCCAGGCTGGGATGGACTTGTTGAAGGCTCTCGGATTGTCTCGCGCATGCTCGAGGAGCGCGCTGCAGGCCAGAACACCCAATGGCAGAAATATAGTTGGGCCAGGGCAAAACTCACAGATTGGCATTCGGTTGACGCACATGTGCCGCTGTTGATCGAAGGTTGTGGGGCATCGCCTCAGGGGTCCCAGAAACATTCACAAGTGCGTTTGTGGCTCGATTCAGACACAGAACTGCGTAGGGAGCGGGCACTTTCACGAACGGGTGAGAACTTTGCCGAACACTGGAGTGACTGGGATGCTCAATTTACTGAATATGTTCGTATCCACAACCCACAGTCCATTGCGACACTTCAGGTGCGCTCAACCGAGTAGCCTAGAAGTATGACTACACCAGATCACACCGACGTCTTCTTCACCGCCGAGTTCATTGACGGTCCACTCGCAGGTACCGCTGAGGAACGTGTCCTTGTTCGTGGAACTCACGACGAGAAGCTTAGCGAGGTCGCCCTCGTCGACGGTATTGAGTCGATCTTCCGCTACTTCGCAGTAGACACTCGAGAGGTTGCTGGCAAACTTCACGTTCGCTACACCTTCAACGAGCCAGCAAGCGACACTTACATCTCAGAGGACGAGAACGAGTAGACGTTCCATTAACGAGAAAAAGTAGCCCCGGAACAAAAAGTTCTGGGGCTTTTTCTTGTCTGGTTACTGCTCTTCGGTTTCGACTAAGGCCGAAGCAATCTCTCTGGTTGCTTTGGCCTGACGTGCAGTGACTGCTCGAACAATCCACAACGCAACAGCACATAACACTATGACAATGCCCAGGAGGATTGCTTGTGCCATGGCAGCGAGAACAACAACACCGACAATCAGGACCGCTATCGCAGCGATACCGAAGAATGAGCTGAGTTGGTCCTTGGTTTGGGCAGATTTTGTGTAATTCTCGGAAAGCACTGCTAAGCCTTTAGTGCTGTCCGTATCGGTACTCACTGTCTCAGCGACCTCAACGAGAGTCTCTTTCACGTCAAGATCTTCGTTGACGGCAGAGGGATTGCGGAGCAGTCGGATGTATTTGTCCGAGATGGAGTCGGTGTTCATCGTCTCGAGAACATACTCAGGGCTAGTGCGGGCCTTGTTGCGATTCTTAAATTCGTTGAGGAGTTCATCAAATGCATCTTGTGGGTCAGACCCAGACAATGGCGATGCGTTCACAGTGTTTATTCCCCTATATAAATCACTTCACAGTATAGGGGAAAACACCTTATCAATTAGGGGGATACTCCTAGCTTGAGAGGTCAAGGGTTAAATGACGATGTCCCGGAAAGATTTTCCGGGACATCGTTCTTGGGGTGAGTAACGGGGCTTGAACCCGCGACCCCCTGAACCACAATCAGGTGCTCTACCAACTGAGCTATACCCACCAAGGGTGTTTCTGGCGAACCGTCAACTCAATAATCTTACACGTTAGACGCAGGGAGAAAAACTTGGTTTATGAGTGCTTGGCGACAACCTCGGCAGCGATTTTCCCTGCCTCTTCGCTGGAAGGCCCGGGGTTAGGAATCAAGAGTGCGTGGCGGTAGTAATCAAGTTCACGAATGGACTCTTGAATGTCCGCCAGAGCACGGTGGCCGCCATCTTTGGTGGGGGAGTTGAAGTAGACGCGAGGGAACCAGCGGCGTGCGAGCTCCTTCAATGAGGAAACATCAATGTTGCGATAGTGCAGGCGAGCATCTACCTCAGGCATGTAGCGAACAATAAATGCCCGGTCCGTGCCAATGGAGTTGCCGCACATCGGGGGCTTCTGTCCCTCGGGCACATGCTCGTTGATATACGCAAGAACTTGAGCCTGTGCTTCAGCAAGGGAAACTCCGTTGGGAATTTCGTCAATAAGCCCCGAGGTGGTGTGCATGGTGGTGACAAACTCACCCATGTTTTCCAATGATGCCTGGCTTGGGTTGATGACAACATCAAAGCCCTCATGAACCGCGTTGAGTTCCGAGTCAGTAATGATGACGGCCACTTCAACCAATTCGTCAACATCGAGGTTGAGTCCGGTCATTTCACAGTCAATCCAGACCATGTACTCATTCGGTGTTCCCATACTCACAATTCTAGGCGTGAGCACAGACAAAGATTCCCTGGCCATCAGCTGGCCAGGGAATCTGTTGAGGTGAGGGTGCTCTACTTCAGAATGCGAATGAGTTTACGGTTGACAAACTCTTCGATTCCGTATCGTCCAAGTTCGCGACCGAAACCGGAGCGCTTGATGCCACCGAAGGGAAGCTCAGGGCTATCTAGGCCAACACCGTTGACGTAAACCATGCCGGCTTCAATCTGATCTGCTACACGAAGAACTTGTTCTTTATCGGTGGAGAAGAGGTAGGAGCCCAAACCGAATGGGGTGTCATTAGCTACAGCAATAGCTTCTGCTTCATCCTTGACGGAGTAGACAATGGCCACAGGTCCAAAGAACTCTTCGTGGTGAGCATCCATGCTTGGCTTCACATCAGTGAGCACAACACCTGAGAAGTAGGTTCCGTTGCGGTCGCCACGTGCGTGAACGGTTGCACCTTGTTTCACTGCGCGAGAAATCTGTTCTTCGAGTCCGTCTGCAGCGCCTGCGGAGGACAAGGGTCCAAGGTAAGTGTCCTCATCCATAGGGTTGCTAGGAACCATCTCCATCATCTTGGCGGTGAACTTCTCCAAGAACTCTGGGTAGAGGCTTTCGATGACGACAAAACGCTTAGCTGCGTTACAGGCTTGAGCGTTGTTGTCGTTACGACCAGCGATTGCAGCCTCAACGGCATAGTCCATGTCGTCGGTGCTGAGCAGAATGAAGGGGTCGGATCCACCGAGCTCGAGAACAACCTTCTTGAGGTAGCGACCAGCGGTCTCGGCAACAGCAGCACCTGCACGCTCAGAACCGGTGAGAGAAACACCCTGCACGCGGTCATCAGCGATAACAGTTTCAATCTGCTTGCTGTCGGCATACAGGTTTTGGTACGCCCCAGCAGGGAAGCCTGCGTCGAGGAACATCTTCTCCATTGCTGCAGCAGATTCGGGGCACTGTGATGCGTGCTTGAGCAAAATGGTGTTTCCCAGGACGAGGTTTGGGCCTGCAAAACGTGCAACCTGGTAGTAAGGGAAGTTCCACGGCATGATGCCCAGCAGCACACCCAGCGCAGAACGGCGAATGAAGGCTTCGCCTTCACCCTCGAATTCCACGATGGGTTCGTCTGCTAAATACTTCTCTCCGTTTGCTGCATAGAAAGAGTAAATATCTGCAGTGAAGTCGACTTCGCCTAGAGCCTGGGCAAGTGGCTTGCCCATCTCGCGAACAATGATTTCTGCGAGCTCTTCACGGCGTTCGCGGTGAAGCATCGCAACCTTTTCAATCAGGGCCGCACGTTCGGCAATCGTGGTCTTCTTGGACCAGTTTTGGTAAGTGTTGTGGGCTGCTTCGATAGCAGCACTGATCTGTGCATCAGAGTCTTGCGCATAAGGTGCGCCGCTTTCTCCGGTAGCAGGGTTCGTAACGATGTACTTGCTCATATCCACTCCTATGTGGCGTCAATGGTGATGCTTCGATACTAACTGTTTGGTTGCGAATAGAAACAGGGTTCACCGTTAGTTCACGGCGCATTCACGGGAAAAAAAGTCCCCCCGGCAGGAATCGAACCTGCGACCAAGAGATTAGAAGGCTCTTGCTCTATCCACTGAGCTACGGAGGGTTATCTCTTAAGTTTACGGGGTGTTTATGACGCGGTTTTTCAGTTCAGAGTTACTTCTTCGCCACGGGAATAGTTCCGGTTGTTGCTGCTAGGTCTAGATCCATAACTACCTTGCCCTGACGTGATGTTTGAGCCAGCACGATTCCTGCGGTCACAATCAGTGCACCAATGATCTGGATGAGAGAGAGCGCCTCGCCTAGCCACAGCCACGCCACGATGAAGGCAAAGATCACCTCGGAGGACGCAATAATTCCTGCTGAGGTGGCCTTGAGCAGGCTCAAGGCCTTGAAGGAGAGATAGAACGCCACGAAGGAACCCATGGTGATGGCCCACAAGAAGGGAACCCAGAGCGGAACATAGATTGCTGCAAGGGATCCTGAAAGGGAAATCTGGTGGGCAAAAACGGAGTAGTCCATGTTTTGCCAGCCGCTAAAGAATGCCCAAAATAGCGAGGCAAACAACATGGCCCAGAACGTCATTCCTAAGACGTTCATTCCCTTGAGGGCGTGCTCACCGATGAGGAAGTAGACGGTGTACGCGGCGGCAGCGATGAGGGCAAAGATCATGCCCAAGCCATCTACAGAGCTATTCCATACCTCGGCAACGACGGCCAGGCCTACAAGGACAAGAGCAATAGCTGCCCACAAACGGGCACGCACTTTTTCTTTGAAAACAAAACGTGCAATGACAGCAACAGCTAGAACAGCCAAGTATTCAAACAGCAGTGCAATACCTACGGGAATGCGTGCAATAGCGAGTGCATAGAACCACTGAAGCATCGCCACACCAAAGACACCCAATGCGGCCATTGTGAGTAGTTGCTTGAAGGTAATTTTGAAGGCACTGCGGTCGGTGAATAACAGCACAATGCCGGCAATGATCATTGTTGCTGTGGCGCGAAAGAAGGTCATTTGCGCGGCGGTAACGCCCTCGGAGAGTACGAGTTTGACCACGCTTCCGTTCGAGCCGAACAAGATCGCGGCTAGGAAGCCAATGATGTAACCCATGTCAGTTACTAATCTAGAGGAATGACAACTTTCGTAGTAGCTGGTGGATGTTTTTGGTGTTTAGATGCGGTGTACCGCACCCTCAACGGAGTGACTGATGTCATTTCCGGTTATTCGGGTGGAAACACCGAGAACCCCAGCTATGAAGAAGTGTGCACGGGAACTACAGGTCACGCTGAGGTAGTCAAGGTTGTCTTTGACGAGAAGATCATTCCTGCCGAAGTCATCTTGGATGTCTTCTTCACCTTGCACGACCCACGTCAGCTCAACCGCCAGGGCAACGACATTGGCACGCAGTATCGCTCCGCCATGTTCTATGACGGAGAAGCACAAAAAGAACTATTCCAAGCAGCTATTGACCGCGCGAATGAGTACTGGGGCGGTGGACTGGTTACCACGCTAGAGCCGCTGGGTGCTTTCTACGATGCTGAGGAGTATCACCAGAACTTCTTTGCCAGAAACCCTGGACAGGGTTACTGCCTAGCTGTTGCTGTTCCCAAAGTAAACAAGGTTCGCGCGTCTTTCTCCAGCTACATCAAGGACTAGTCCTCCACAGGGGGTAGATCTCAGGTTCTTCCTCGAAAGCCGAATCAAGCACGTTCTTCGTCTCCATAACGGCGCATCCTTCCTACACGTGTTCACACTAAGGAAGGACGTCATCATGACTGACACGATTACCCTCAGCGGATTGGTTGCAACCACTCCTCGCCATCTCACCACCAGTGAAGGTTTAGCAATTACAAGTTTTCGTTTGGCATCGAGCCAGCGACGCTTTGACCGGGCATCCTCTCGCTGGGTAGACGGTGACACCAATTGGTACACCGTCTCTGCTTTTCGACAGCTTGCCGAAAACGCTGCAGTATCTGTCAATAAAGGAGATCGCGTCGTGGTCTCTGGCAAGCTGCTCATTCGCGATTGGGAAAACACCGACCGTTCGGGAACGACCGTGGAAGTTGAGGCAGATGTCCTCGGGCACGACCTCAGCTGGGGAATCTCTCACTACACCAGAAACACAACATCCGCTGATGTGACAACCATCTCCGAAGATGATTGGGGTGGCTTGCCGGACCGCGACAATGACGAGGAAGACGAACTCCCACTTGCAGCGAAAACTCGCAAAAAGGTTTCCGCCTAACGCCTGTCTCAGCTCCTACCCAGAACGCCCCCTTTAGACTTGGGGGCGTTCTGTGTTGCGCAGAAGTAGGCTCAAGGGGATGACCGTGAAGAAAAGAATTGCACTTGCTGCGCTTGCGCTCGCCGCAGCCAGCTCTCTGTTCTTGAGCGGTTGTGAAGGTGGCGCCTCAGAATCCACCTCATCTTCAAAGCCCAGTTCTAGCCCAGTTGCAAGTGAAACGGCTAAGGCAAAGAAAGCACCGAAATTCCTCCCCGAAGGAAGTGCCAAAGACAATCTGTACTACTTCACGTGGGTGATGGAACAAGCTCTTGCAGCTGACCCTGCAACTGATGCCACCACGATGGCCCAGAAGATTGCTGATTCAGGTTTTGGAGCGGCGGGCATTCAATTCACCTTGGACCGCACTGCTGTAGGGCTAGCCTCTGACTCTATGTTCATTGGTGTTCCCTTTGCAGGAGAGTGTTTAGTAGGCCAGTTTGGCCCCAAGATTTCTGGCGTTAAGACAGATGTTGAACCTGCACTAGCCTCTGGTGGCTGCTTACTGGGGACGGGAATTCAAACCCTGGGCTAACACCTAGAATTAAGCCATGGCTGAGTTCATTTATTCCATGGTTCGTGCGCGCAAAGCAGTGGGCGACAAGCTCATTCTTGATGACGTCACAATGTCGTTCTTCCCTGGCGCAAAGATTGGTGTCGTTGGTCCCAACGGTGCTGGTAAGTCAACGATTCTCAAGATCATGGCAGGGCTAGACACTCCTTCAAACGGTGAAGCTAAGCTCAGCCCCGGCTACTCGGTCGGCATCCTCATGCAAGAGCCTGAACTCGACGAGAACAAGACTGTCCTGGAAAACGTCCAAGAGGGTGTTGGCGAAATCATGGGCAAGATCAACCGTTTCAACGAGATTTCTGCTGCCATGGGTGAGCCAGACGCAGACTTTGACACCCTGCTTGCCGAGATGGGCACCCTGCAGGAAGAAATCGACGCTGCCAATGGCTGGGACTTGGACTCCCAGTTGGAGCAAGCC
Coding sequences:
- a CDS encoding energy-coupling factor transporter transmembrane component T — encoded protein: MTSINPIAKLCAAAILGVVLLLSLDPVSAVVALICECALLPFAGVPARKLLKILTPLLIAAPLAGLSGLLYGRDEGNTVVVIGPWNITQGEVALAVTISLRILAVALPAIVLFATTDPTDLADSLAQFWKLPARFVLGALAAIRMLGLMRQDWNMLRLARRARGVADGGGPIRALTRLMSLAMALLTLAIRRGSLLATAMESRAFDAPIVRTWARQSVWRAQDGWFIGGAFVVAGISVTVAVMTGAWNFVIS
- a CDS encoding ATP-binding protein gives rise to the protein MEHILAHINQLSTAYEKNVKHTRDAPAPTFLLDGPSGAGKTTLSAHIEKNWNSEVTLQIVHMDDLYPGWDGLVEGSRIVSRMLEERAAGQNTQWQKYSWARAKLTDWHSVDAHVPLLIEGCGASPQGSQKHSQVRLWLDSDTELRRERALSRTGENFAEHWSDWDAQFTEYVRIHNPQSIATLQVRSTE
- the orn gene encoding oligoribonuclease produces the protein MGTPNEYMVWIDCEMTGLNLDVDELVEVAVIITDSELNAVHEGFDVVINPSQASLENMGEFVTTMHTTSGLIDEIPNGVSLAEAQAQVLAYINEHVPEGQKPPMCGNSIGTDRAFIVRYMPEVDARLHYRNIDVSSLKELARRWFPRVYFNSPTKDGGHRALADIQESIRELDYYRHALLIPNPGPSSEEAGKIAAEVVAKHS
- a CDS encoding NAD-dependent succinate-semialdehyde dehydrogenase, translated to MSKYIVTNPATGESGAPYAQDSDAQISAAIEAAHNTYQNWSKKTTIAERAALIEKVAMLHRERREELAEIIVREMGKPLAQALGEVDFTADIYSFYAANGEKYLADEPIVEFEGEGEAFIRRSALGVLLGIMPWNFPYYQVARFAGPNLVLGNTILLKHASQCPESAAAMEKMFLDAGFPAGAYQNLYADSKQIETVIADDRVQGVSLTGSERAGAAVAETAGRYLKKVVLELGGSDPFILLSTDDMDYAVEAAIAGRNDNNAQACNAAKRFVVIESLYPEFLEKFTAKMMEMVPSNPMDEDTYLGPLSSAGAADGLEEQISRAVKQGATVHARGDRNGTYFSGVVLTDVKPSMDAHHEEFFGPVAIVYSVKDEAEAIAVANDTPFGLGSYLFSTDKEQVLRVADQIEAGMVYVNGVGLDSPELPFGGIKRSGFGRELGRYGIEEFVNRKLIRILK
- a CDS encoding DMT family transporter — encoded protein: MGYIIGFLAAILFGSNGSVVKLVLSEGVTAAQMTFFRATATMIIAGIVLLFTDRSAFKITFKQLLTMAALGVFGVAMLQWFYALAIARIPVGIALLFEYLAVLAVAVIARFVFKEKVRARLWAAIALVLVGLAVVAEVWNSSVDGLGMIFALIAAAAYTVYFLIGEHALKGMNVLGMTFWAMLFASLFWAFFSGWQNMDYSVFAHQISLSGSLAAIYVPLWVPFLWAITMGSFVAFYLSFKALSLLKATSAGIIASSEVIFAFIVAWLWLGEALSLIQIIGALIVTAGIVLAQTSRQGKVVMDLDLAATTGTIPVAKK
- the msrA gene encoding peptide-methionine (S)-S-oxide reductase MsrA, producing MTTFVVAGGCFWCLDAVYRTLNGVTDVISGYSGGNTENPSYEEVCTGTTGHAEVVKVVFDEKIIPAEVILDVFFTLHDPRQLNRQGNDIGTQYRSAMFYDGEAQKELFQAAIDRANEYWGGGLVTTLEPLGAFYDAEEYHQNFFARNPGQGYCLAVAVPKVNKVRASFSSYIKD
- the ssb gene encoding single-stranded DNA-binding protein, which translates into the protein MTDTITLSGLVATTPRHLTTSEGLAITSFRLASSQRRFDRASSRWVDGDTNWYTVSAFRQLAENAAVSVNKGDRVVVSGKLLIRDWENTDRSGTTVEVEADVLGHDLSWGISHYTRNTTSADVTTISEDDWGGLPDRDNDEEDELPLAAKTRKKVSA